From Paenibacillus sp. PK3_47, the proteins below share one genomic window:
- a CDS encoding LacI family DNA-binding transcriptional regulator, whose translation MATITDVAKKAGVSKSTVSNVFSKKRPIGQAVTKRVMDAAKELGYHPTYWSRQQGLPKNRIIGLLLQNSSTFTSFHFALLSGMVEACREYSYRLLINTVPLPWTMEPDYVAESPVDGEIVLDPTDPDKRIEERIKQGMPMVVIGRPPFAYAPHLSSVDNDNAGAAQQVTNHLLELGHSGIAFLNAAKETTVSLAREAGYRAAFQSRNVPVPEQLLFYREQEMEEEALAEAVRGLLRSKPQVTAMITDSSWEASIVYKVAAEEGMDIPARLSVFAFMNIGEPIRLKPELSTVNLNAEALGFEAAKLLIERCEGRGAQIKQVAIGTTLDLKGSCATKM comes from the coding sequence ATGGCAACCATTACAGATGTGGCAAAGAAAGCCGGGGTGTCCAAAAGCACCGTCTCCAATGTATTCAGCAAAAAACGCCCGATCGGACAAGCCGTGACCAAGCGTGTGATGGATGCGGCCAAGGAGCTGGGATACCATCCCACGTACTGGTCCCGCCAGCAGGGTCTGCCCAAGAACCGGATCATCGGGCTGCTGCTGCAAAATTCATCCACCTTCACTTCCTTTCATTTCGCCCTGCTGAGCGGCATGGTCGAGGCTTGCCGGGAGTACAGCTACCGGCTGCTGATCAACACGGTTCCCCTGCCCTGGACGATGGAACCGGATTATGTGGCGGAAAGCCCGGTGGACGGCGAAATTGTGCTCGATCCGACCGATCCGGACAAACGGATTGAGGAACGCATTAAGCAGGGGATGCCGATGGTGGTCATCGGGCGTCCGCCGTTTGCCTACGCGCCCCATCTCAGCTCTGTCGATAATGACAATGCCGGTGCGGCGCAGCAGGTCACAAATCATTTGCTGGAGCTGGGGCACAGCGGTATTGCCTTCCTGAATGCGGCCAAGGAGACGACCGTCTCGCTGGCGCGTGAAGCAGGCTATCGGGCGGCCTTTCAGAGCCGGAATGTGCCTGTCCCGGAACAGCTTCTGTTCTATAGGGAACAGGAAATGGAAGAGGAGGCCCTGGCTGAAGCCGTCCGGGGGCTGCTCAGGAGCAAGCCGCAAGTTACCGCGATGATTACCGACTCTTCCTGGGAAGCTTCGATCGTCTATAAGGTTGCAGCTGAAGAGGGAATGGACATTCCCGCCAGGCTGTCGGTGTTCGCGTTTATGAATATTGGGGAGCCGATCAGGCTGAAGCCCGAATTATCTACAGTAAATCTGAATGCGGAAGCTCTCGGTTTTGAGGCAGCCAAGCTGCTGATTGAACGCTGTGAAGGCAGGGGAGCGCAGATCAAGCAGGTAGCCATCGGCACTACGCTAGATCTCAAAGGTTCATGTGCCACTAAAATGTAG
- a CDS encoding ABC transporter permease subunit yields MPRFRQHIGLYLMFVPVIVYFLIFLYFPLVRGFTISLQEFRMIGDRPFVGLEQYKAVLGDPFFWQALKNTLWIGAGQLAFGFAASLLAALSLGEVLNPLFKKFNQMVLYIPHLFSWVIVGGIWIVLLSPDGGMVNELLKLAGVEQPVHFLAEERYARWIMIGTSVWKEMGYTCIIYLAAMTLINPSLYEAARLDGAGRLKQLWYVTLPQLVPTMKTVFVLQLLGVLRMFDQLIVMRNPAIYREVDVLMTYVYEQGIQQFQMDIASAASFLIIAATLVLTLIFSRVSRYDLS; encoded by the coding sequence ATGCCGAGATTCCGCCAGCACATCGGTCTCTATCTCATGTTTGTACCGGTCATTGTCTATTTTTTGATCTTCTTGTATTTTCCCCTGGTGCGGGGGTTCACTATCAGTCTGCAGGAATTCCGGATGATCGGCGATCGGCCGTTTGTCGGGCTGGAGCAGTATAAGGCGGTGCTTGGTGATCCGTTCTTTTGGCAGGCACTGAAAAATACCCTGTGGATCGGAGCAGGACAGCTGGCTTTCGGATTCGCCGCTTCGCTGCTGGCCGCCTTGTCGCTGGGTGAAGTGCTGAATCCGCTGTTCAAAAAGTTTAATCAAATGGTGCTCTACATCCCTCATCTGTTCTCGTGGGTGATCGTGGGCGGGATCTGGATTGTCCTGCTCTCCCCGGACGGCGGGATGGTCAATGAGCTGCTGAAGCTGGCGGGAGTGGAACAGCCGGTGCATTTTTTGGCGGAGGAGCGGTATGCCAGGTGGATTATGATCGGAACCTCAGTGTGGAAGGAAATGGGCTATACCTGCATTATTTATCTGGCTGCGATGACGCTGATTAATCCATCACTCTATGAGGCGGCGCGCCTGGACGGGGCGGGGAGGCTGAAGCAGTTATGGTATGTTACGCTACCGCAGCTTGTTCCCACGATGAAAACCGTGTTCGTCCTCCAGCTGCTCGGTGTTCTGCGGATGTTTGACCAGCTGATTGTGATGCGGAATCCGGCTATTTACCGTGAGGTGGATGTGCTCATGACCTATGTCTATGAACAGGGCATCCAGCAGTTTCAGATGGACATCGCCTCAGCGGCAAGCTTTTTGATCATCGCAGCCACGCTGGTGCTGACACTGATCTTCTCGCGGGTATCCAGATATGACCTTTCGTAA
- a CDS encoding carbohydrate ABC transporter permease — MQSVKTLAPVKSRREMKRQQQTKLWSGSSDSRLHPVLRTINGIFLILLSATMILPIWNSLVISLSGSLASMQPGLRFLPADFSLEGYRRVWTAMELWRPFLNNVIVTFAGTILHVLLCSMAGYTLIIQHFPFKKWLIGFLFVTMTVPSEAILIPLYIVNKELGLLNTLSALVLSGIVSGFSILLMASFFRSVPYEMQESARVDGAGDLRILFRLYLPLAASGIATVTLFEFVSRWNQFTPALMYISDSSKYTLQLALRSLIILSDATSGSEITTPNVRMAGVMIAMLPLLVIYPFVQRYFVQGLTAGAVKE, encoded by the coding sequence TTGCAATCTGTTAAAACACTGGCCCCGGTCAAGAGCAGACGGGAGATGAAACGGCAGCAGCAAACTAAGCTATGGTCAGGATCATCCGACAGCCGGCTGCACCCTGTCTTGCGGACCATCAACGGTATCTTCCTCATTCTGCTGTCAGCCACGATGATTCTGCCGATCTGGAACTCGCTTGTCATTTCGTTGTCCGGAAGTTTGGCCTCAATGCAGCCGGGCCTGCGGTTTCTGCCGGCCGATTTCAGTCTGGAGGGATACCGGCGGGTCTGGACAGCGATGGAGCTGTGGCGGCCTTTTTTGAACAATGTGATCGTTACGTTCGCAGGAACTATCCTTCATGTACTGCTCTGCTCCATGGCCGGGTATACGCTGATTATTCAACATTTCCCCTTCAAAAAGTGGCTGATCGGCTTCCTGTTCGTCACCATGACCGTTCCCAGTGAAGCCATTCTGATTCCGCTGTACATCGTCAACAAGGAGCTGGGCCTGCTGAATACCTTATCGGCTTTGGTGCTCTCCGGTATTGTCTCGGGATTCAGCATCCTGCTGATGGCCTCCTTTTTCCGGAGCGTGCCTTATGAGATGCAGGAATCCGCCAGAGTGGACGGGGCAGGGGATCTGCGGATTCTGTTCCGGCTCTATCTTCCGCTGGCAGCTTCAGGCATTGCCACCGTCACCTTGTTCGAATTTGTCAGCCGCTGGAACCAGTTCACCCCGGCGCTGATGTATATCAGCGATTCATCGAAATACACGCTGCAGCTTGCACTGCGCTCGCTGATTATTCTGTCGGATGCAACCTCCGGAAGCGAAATTACCACCCCGAATGTACGTATGGCCGGCGTGATGATTGCCATGCTGCCGCTGTTGGTCATTTATCCGTTTGTGCAGCGGTATTTTGTGCAGGGACTGACCGCCGGGGCCGTTAAGGAGTGA
- a CDS encoding ABC transporter ATP-binding protein, whose protein sequence is MQSVIKRFNLKGFHLLLSVVWRTSPFMFVAVLLVTLANTALQFIPVLMPKVIIDELMGQCRNSILARDLALFVAVSLGLNILTMTLQYYINTKNLEITKAFNLKIGSKLLTMDYEYTESPAALDKKEQAYQAISASGGITSLLNTLISTISSLFSIAGMIYILSTLNYLLIGIIVLIILINTLLQKKSRNIQYSFWHKLIPVNREYNYFFRTILDFNFGKDIRLYNIKDLLLQKSKQNMKKTVDNMMELTNKKSLYACIMEVAVLIQQGGVYGYMAYKVLNNSINIGSFTMYVSAVYKLSQNINLIIGYIINLSQSLLYLKAFVEFIDLPELKQRSGQPVKLTNHYQLKLVNVSFKYPSADHYTLHNISLTLNSGDRLSVVGMNGSGKTTLIKLITRLYDPTEGEILLNGVNIKSYDYREYLDLFSVVFQDFRFLAASLKDNVTAGKGYGDRSHLLETLGKVDLHLKIEGFVDREDTMLYKIFDEQGVDLSGGESQRLAIARALYKDAPIVILDEPTAALDPLAEYYLYSHFNELTANKTAIYISHRLSSCKFCDTIAVFQRGQLIENGSHEELMSYPSGVYREMFNAQAKQYVTREDRNRF, encoded by the coding sequence ATGCAGTCAGTCATTAAGCGTTTCAACCTGAAAGGCTTTCATCTTCTTCTTAGCGTAGTATGGAGAACCTCACCATTCATGTTTGTTGCTGTTCTTCTGGTAACTTTGGCTAACACTGCTTTACAGTTCATTCCAGTTCTGATGCCTAAGGTTATCATAGATGAATTAATGGGCCAGTGCAGGAATTCTATACTTGCCAGAGATCTTGCTCTATTTGTTGCTGTGAGTTTAGGCTTAAACATATTAACAATGACTTTGCAGTATTATATAAACACAAAAAATTTAGAAATCACAAAAGCATTTAACTTGAAGATAGGAAGCAAATTATTAACTATGGATTACGAGTATACTGAGAGTCCTGCAGCACTGGATAAAAAAGAACAGGCATACCAGGCTATTTCTGCATCAGGTGGCATCACTAGTCTCCTTAACACCTTAATAAGTACAATCTCCAGCCTATTCTCTATTGCTGGTATGATATATATTCTATCTACCTTGAACTATTTGTTAATAGGAATAATAGTGCTCATTATTCTGATAAATACTTTGCTCCAAAAAAAGTCCCGGAATATTCAATACAGTTTTTGGCATAAATTAATTCCTGTGAATCGTGAATACAACTACTTTTTTAGAACAATCCTTGACTTCAATTTCGGGAAAGATATCCGCTTATATAATATTAAAGATTTGCTTCTGCAGAAAAGTAAGCAAAATATGAAAAAAACCGTGGATAATATGATGGAGCTAACCAACAAAAAAAGCTTGTATGCATGCATTATGGAGGTTGCCGTACTGATACAGCAGGGGGGTGTTTATGGTTACATGGCCTATAAGGTACTGAACAACTCGATTAATATAGGATCTTTTACTATGTACGTGTCAGCTGTTTATAAGCTTAGCCAAAATATAAATTTAATTATCGGTTACATTATTAATCTCTCACAAAGCTTACTTTACTTGAAAGCGTTCGTGGAATTTATTGATCTGCCTGAACTAAAACAGCGCTCGGGTCAACCGGTTAAACTAACAAATCATTACCAGCTGAAGCTGGTGAATGTATCTTTCAAATATCCGTCGGCAGATCATTATACTTTGCATAACATTAGTCTTACACTGAATAGCGGTGATCGTCTATCGGTGGTCGGAATGAACGGTTCAGGTAAAACAACTTTAATCAAATTAATAACAAGATTATACGATCCTACAGAAGGAGAGATCCTGTTAAACGGTGTAAACATAAAAAGTTATGATTATAGAGAGTATCTTGATCTTTTTTCTGTTGTGTTTCAGGATTTCAGATTTCTGGCTGCTTCTTTAAAAGATAATGTAACCGCCGGGAAGGGATATGGAGATCGATCCCATCTGTTGGAGACTCTGGGCAAAGTAGATCTTCATTTAAAAATAGAAGGCTTTGTAGATCGAGAAGATACAATGCTGTATAAAATATTTGATGAACAGGGAGTAGATTTATCCGGCGGAGAAAGCCAAAGACTTGCCATTGCCAGAGCGTTATACAAAGATGCTCCTATTGTTATATTGGATGAACCGACTGCAGCCCTGGACCCGCTAGCGGAATATTATCTGTATAGTCACTTCAATGAGCTTACAGCTAACAAGACGGCAATTTATATTTCCCACCGCTTATCCAGCTGTAAATTTTGCGATACAATAGCAGTTTTTCAGAGAGGACAGTTGATAGAAAACGGAAGTCATGAGGAGTTGATGAGCTATCCATCGGGAGTTTACAGGGAGATGTTCAATGCACAGGCTAAACAATATGTAACAAGAGAAGATAGAAATAGATTCTAA
- a CDS encoding ABC transporter ATP-binding protein — MGKLIKAFKDIRYILISIHKYDRKLLMYCTLFSTMKGLSPFVFIILPQLLIEELMNARRTDYIFVVILFGCFIYTILTILKNYFNAKCIPGYARIRNAFTIRHWDKTLTMEYEHLEDKDMLDQNRRALRAVSSTSLGFEAAIKKMFELFSYGLSLIGYIAIISRLHFLVVILIALIVIFNFYIDLSTKRYDQKLNISNLTLQRKADYLSNVMHDFTYAKDIRLYRMNDWIYKDYDCTYEANIDVQRRIQRRNLFSGIAIQCGIILQTAASYGYLVYRVLINTISIADFLMFSTTINKLNDSLQQCIQLYTGIIKDFMTIDDYRCYMEQEPTTNSPKLHVKGFNHEFLFFDLCYRYPGTNRYALHNINGVIKKGERIAIVGPNGSGKTTFIKLLLRLYNASEGEIRLDNENINELECKPYLDLFSVVFQDIKVLAFTLAENISLQESQTTNTAKVISSLHQVGLWDKVSEMPKRIHTSLLQIFDDKGIDLSGGEKQKLAAARAIYKDAPIVILDEPTAALDPLSEYQIFKKFNEIAKGKTAFYISHRLSSTRFCDRILVFNEGTIVESGTHQELLNKQGLYAHMFNVQAQYYRESDRGQEGAYAVSH; from the coding sequence GTGGGAAAATTAATAAAAGCTTTTAAGGATATTCGGTATATTCTGATAAGCATCCACAAATATGACAGGAAGCTCCTGATGTATTGTACTCTTTTTTCTACAATGAAAGGCCTATCCCCCTTTGTTTTCATAATTCTGCCACAGCTTCTCATTGAAGAGTTAATGAACGCCCGAAGAACGGATTACATCTTTGTCGTGATCCTATTTGGGTGTTTTATTTATACTATCCTGACAATTTTAAAAAATTACTTTAATGCCAAATGTATTCCGGGCTATGCCAGAATCAGGAATGCCTTCACTATCAGACACTGGGATAAAACATTGACCATGGAGTATGAGCATTTGGAAGATAAGGACATGCTGGATCAGAATAGAAGGGCTTTAAGAGCGGTTTCCAGCACCAGCCTGGGGTTCGAAGCAGCTATAAAAAAAATGTTCGAGCTTTTTTCTTACGGACTTAGTCTTATAGGCTATATTGCTATTATTTCCCGTCTGCATTTTTTAGTCGTTATATTAATAGCACTAATTGTTATTTTTAACTTTTATATTGATCTTAGTACTAAGCGCTACGACCAGAAGCTTAATATTTCCAATTTAACATTACAAAGAAAAGCTGATTATCTTAGTAATGTGATGCATGATTTTACATATGCCAAAGATATCCGTTTATACCGGATGAATGACTGGATTTATAAAGATTATGATTGTACATACGAAGCCAATATAGACGTGCAGCGGAGAATTCAAAGACGGAATTTATTTTCCGGTATAGCCATTCAATGTGGGATTATTTTACAGACGGCCGCAAGTTATGGTTATCTTGTATATAGAGTCCTTATAAATACAATCTCTATTGCTGATTTTTTGATGTTTTCTACAACGATTAATAAGCTTAATGACAGCCTTCAACAATGTATTCAGCTATACACCGGAATTATAAAAGACTTTATGACTATTGATGATTATCGTTGTTATATGGAACAAGAGCCTACAACTAATTCGCCTAAGCTCCATGTAAAAGGATTTAACCATGAGTTTTTATTTTTTGACCTCTGCTACAGATATCCCGGTACTAACAGATATGCGCTGCATAATATTAATGGAGTCATCAAAAAAGGTGAGCGCATTGCCATTGTCGGTCCAAACGGATCTGGAAAAACTACATTTATTAAATTGCTGCTTAGGCTCTATAACGCTTCTGAGGGTGAAATTCGGTTAGATAATGAGAATATAAATGAACTGGAGTGCAAACCATACCTCGACTTGTTCTCAGTTGTTTTCCAGGATATAAAAGTGCTTGCCTTTACTCTCGCTGAGAATATCTCCTTACAGGAATCTCAAACCACTAACACTGCAAAAGTTATTTCTTCACTTCACCAAGTCGGATTATGGGATAAAGTCAGTGAAATGCCCAAGAGGATACATACAAGCTTACTGCAAATTTTCGATGATAAGGGTATCGATCTTTCCGGAGGAGAGAAACAGAAGCTTGCTGCAGCAAGGGCTATTTACAAAGATGCACCTATTGTAATACTGGATGAGCCGACTGCTGCGCTTGACCCGCTATCAGAATATCAGATATTTAAAAAGTTTAATGAAATCGCTAAAGGTAAAACAGCCTTTTATATTTCACATCGTTTATCCAGTACCCGCTTTTGTGATCGGATTCTTGTTTTTAATGAGGGGACCATTGTAGAAAGCGGTACTCATCAGGAGTTACTGAACAAGCAGGGGTTATACGCTCACATGTTTAATGTACAGGCGCAGTATTATAGGGAATCGGACAGGGGCCAGGAGGGGGCATATGCAGTCAGTCATTAA
- a CDS encoding LytTR family DNA-binding domain-containing protein — MKIIICENNDQAALSVHSAIKSIVSELDASISVPVITSDPSTVIRYLLANNLNDCIYLLELKLQPELNGIELAKIIRDYDPLGYIVFLTSSFDLDLLTYQHKIKAMDYIFKFPSLDLPKRLKLCLSSIIGDYKKIKVGQKNNLLTIDTATQVININISEIQFLETDINHRIKIHSLYETIEYYGTLKSVESLLPSYFCKVHRSYIVNTRYIKSIDKAQLTLNMTNKETVYVSKRNMQSLLSYFSVSV; from the coding sequence ATGAAAATCATAATTTGCGAAAATAATGACCAGGCAGCGTTATCAGTTCATTCAGCGATAAAGTCTATAGTATCTGAACTGGATGCCAGCATATCTGTTCCAGTTATTACTTCTGATCCCAGTACGGTGATCCGTTATCTCTTGGCTAATAATCTTAATGACTGTATTTACTTATTGGAACTAAAACTGCAACCAGAGCTGAACGGAATTGAATTGGCAAAAATAATAAGAGACTACGACCCGCTGGGCTATATCGTATTTCTTACTTCCTCATTTGACCTCGACCTGTTAACATACCAACATAAAATTAAAGCTATGGACTACATATTTAAGTTCCCCTCCTTGGATTTACCAAAAAGATTGAAATTATGTCTGAGTTCAATCATTGGTGATTATAAAAAGATTAAGGTGGGTCAAAAGAATAATCTGTTAACCATTGATACGGCTACACAAGTTATTAATATTAACATTTCAGAAATACAGTTTCTTGAAACAGACATAAACCACCGTATCAAAATACACAGTCTTTATGAAACTATAGAATACTACGGAACGTTGAAAAGTGTAGAATCTCTCCTCCCCAGCTATTTTTGCAAGGTACACAGATCTTATATAGTGAATACCAGATACATCAAATCGATTGATAAAGCTCAATTGACGCTTAATATGACTAATAAAGAAACCGTTTACGTGTCAAAAAGAAATATGCAATCCTTGTTATCCTATTTCAGCGTTTCCGTTTAG
- a CDS encoding CehA/McbA family metallohydrolase, producing the protein MKDLVWTGKEEVEMQDQAEGIAVEETAGLGERLGKTSVRETMERQNNSCEFLLNRNLEAGEQGGYIEVPFLVPERTERIEVSYRVQSSGAGESVIDLGVRDGQRMRGWSGGARSGFYIGLHRATPGYQAGVIEPGEWAVVMGTHRVAPEGCTVQIEVRLQMAEPRWLCGDLHLHTEHSDGAFTLEETVQLARRAGLDFIALTDHNTSSQNEASGWRDGLLLIPGMELTTGRGHCNLYGVSDPLGDFRAVTAEQIQERLAEARAAGAYISLNHPHDHDCGWEWGFDVDHDWVEIWNGPWREANSQTLAWWQEQLADGRRITAVAGSDTHRPHPYVRHGWPAAWVFADGNSARHILKAVDQGRVTLSYGPDGPFAAISCGDVLMGGVWRKRDGEQKEGLSRKFSDGLDGELDAKVSEELDDELSGGLHQELPLLHLQMKRLFAGDEVRLWSDRGQEYAITVDSDGDLDLERELPRRRFWRAEIWRSMPEAGGQKLLAAATNPVYFA; encoded by the coding sequence ATGAAGGATCTGGTATGGACAGGAAAAGAAGAGGTGGAGATGCAAGATCAAGCTGAGGGGATTGCTGTGGAGGAGACAGCGGGATTGGGTGAACGGTTAGGAAAAACGAGTGTGAGGGAAACAATGGAGAGACAGAATAACAGCTGCGAGTTTCTGTTGAACCGTAACCTTGAGGCCGGGGAGCAGGGAGGGTATATTGAGGTGCCTTTCCTTGTCCCGGAGCGGACGGAGCGTATTGAGGTTTCCTATAGGGTGCAGTCTTCCGGAGCAGGGGAATCGGTCATAGACCTTGGTGTGCGTGACGGTCAGCGGATGCGGGGATGGAGCGGCGGAGCACGATCCGGCTTTTATATCGGATTACACCGGGCGACACCGGGATATCAGGCTGGGGTAATTGAGCCTGGAGAGTGGGCGGTTGTGATGGGCACGCACCGGGTAGCCCCGGAAGGCTGCACCGTGCAGATTGAGGTACGGCTGCAGATGGCTGAGCCGCGCTGGTTATGCGGCGATCTGCATCTGCATACCGAGCACAGCGACGGGGCATTTACCCTGGAAGAAACGGTACAACTGGCCCGCCGTGCAGGACTTGATTTTATCGCCCTCACCGATCATAACACTTCCAGCCAGAATGAAGCATCCGGCTGGCGGGACGGTCTGCTGCTGATCCCGGGGATGGAGCTGACTACAGGCCGCGGGCACTGCAACCTGTACGGAGTGTCTGATCCGCTGGGGGATTTCCGCGCAGTGACTGCGGAGCAAATTCAGGAACGGTTGGCAGAGGCGCGCGCGGCAGGCGCCTACATCTCTCTGAACCATCCGCATGATCATGACTGCGGCTGGGAGTGGGGATTTGACGTCGACCATGACTGGGTCGAAATCTGGAACGGCCCTTGGCGGGAGGCGAACAGCCAGACCCTGGCCTGGTGGCAGGAGCAGCTCGCCGACGGACGCCGTATCACGGCGGTTGCAGGCAGTGACACCCACCGCCCGCATCCTTATGTCCGCCACGGCTGGCCGGCGGCATGGGTGTTCGCGGACGGGAACAGCGCCCGGCATATTCTCAAAGCCGTGGACCAGGGCCGGGTTACACTGTCGTATGGTCCCGACGGGCCGTTCGCAGCGATCAGCTGCGGGGATGTGCTGATGGGCGGGGTGTGGCGGAAGAGAGATGGAGAGCAGAAGGAGGGCCTGAGCAGGAAGTTTAGCGATGGGCTGGATGGAGAGTTGGATGCAAAGGTGAGTGAAGAGCTGGATGACGAGTTAAGCGGTGGGCTTCATCAAGAACTGCCGCTACTTCACTTGCAGATGAAGCGGCTCTTTGCCGGAGATGAAGTCCGGCTATGGTCTGATCGCGGACAGGAGTACGCCATTACCGTTGATTCGGACGGTGATCTGGACCTTGAGCGGGAGCTGCCCCGCCGCCGCTTTTGGCGTGCGGAGATATGGCGCTCGATGCCCGAAGCGGGAGGGCAAAAACTCCTGGCGGCTGCGACGAATCCGGTTTATTTTGCGTAA
- a CDS encoding extracellular solute-binding protein, producing MSSIRRSTGLSLLVAAAITLSACGNNNAGSANNTASGSPSQGNTPAQTAAATQEPAKQTLRILSGVAGGKTPEENEQFEQEIERLTGIEIEIEKPAADYSKKLMAALAGGEKYDLVYMGKTEMDQLVEQGVLTRLNDMIDASAVLSDPEVIEPSEWDLVKYGDGDIYSILNKKEGGTLPTVRQDWMDKLKLEEPKTLDEFYTVLKAFKEQDPDGNGKDDTYGLSTSGLYDIQGFMSAAGVKYRYVIDADGKRSIPYSTEAAVPVYEWFAKLYKEGILDPNFATNDTAKMRELFLTDRVGMVTYWDAWVGLFNNMRQTEDPDTAFVAKGITGAAAPDGSFMLRRGDPSVWGIPVNAEHPETAIAFMEFWHSEDGNILSTLGIENVDWTKGSDGSYTLTETGEEHGMDHGAPFPSSTKFVNPVGTLPGAAEAREIIFSNNSTVELSTADWPNAEKIVQNYAFKAMMGDLPAADAVKSMNAELKSAGLID from the coding sequence ATGTCCAGTATCCGAAGATCAACCGGTTTGTCGCTGCTTGTCGCTGCGGCGATTACGCTGTCGGCCTGTGGAAATAACAATGCGGGGAGTGCCAATAATACCGCCTCGGGAAGTCCGTCGCAAGGGAACACGCCAGCTCAGACAGCGGCAGCCACACAGGAGCCGGCCAAGCAGACGCTCCGCATTCTCTCTGGAGTAGCCGGCGGCAAAACCCCGGAAGAGAACGAGCAGTTCGAACAGGAAATCGAGCGCCTGACCGGGATTGAGATCGAGATCGAGAAGCCGGCGGCTGATTATTCCAAGAAGCTGATGGCGGCGCTGGCCGGCGGGGAGAAGTATGATCTGGTCTATATGGGCAAGACGGAAATGGATCAGCTGGTGGAACAAGGGGTGCTGACCCGGCTCAACGATATGATTGATGCCTCTGCAGTATTGTCCGATCCTGAGGTGATTGAACCCTCCGAGTGGGATCTCGTGAAGTACGGCGACGGAGATATTTATTCCATTCTGAATAAAAAAGAGGGCGGCACACTGCCGACCGTCCGCCAGGACTGGATGGACAAGCTGAAGCTTGAGGAGCCTAAGACGCTGGATGAATTTTATACCGTATTGAAAGCCTTCAAGGAGCAGGACCCTGACGGTAACGGCAAAGACGACACCTATGGCCTCAGCACCTCCGGGCTCTATGATATTCAGGGCTTTATGAGCGCAGCAGGCGTGAAATACCGTTATGTGATTGATGCTGACGGCAAACGCAGTATTCCTTATTCCACGGAAGCGGCGGTACCGGTCTACGAATGGTTCGCGAAGCTGTACAAGGAAGGCATTCTCGACCCGAATTTCGCCACCAATGACACCGCCAAAATGCGTGAACTGTTCCTCACCGACCGTGTCGGCATGGTCACTTATTGGGATGCCTGGGTGGGGCTGTTCAACAATATGCGTCAGACCGAAGATCCGGATACGGCGTTTGTTGCCAAAGGCATTACGGGTGCGGCTGCCCCGGACGGCAGCTTCATGCTGCGGCGCGGAGATCCGAGTGTCTGGGGAATTCCGGTTAATGCAGAACATCCGGAGACGGCAATTGCATTTATGGAATTCTGGCACAGCGAAGATGGCAACATCCTGTCGACGCTGGGCATCGAGAATGTGGACTGGACCAAAGGCAGTGACGGCAGCTACACGTTGACGGAGACGGGTGAGGAACACGGGATGGATCACGGGGCACCTTTTCCGAGCAGCACCAAGTTTGTTAACCCTGTAGGCACATTGCCGGGTGCGGCGGAGGCGCGGGAGATTATTTTCAGCAATAACTCTACGGTGGAGCTGTCGACTGCAGATTGGCCCAATGCCGAGAAAATCGTACAAAACTACGCTTTCAAAGCGATGATGGGTGATCTTCCTGCAGCGGATGCGGTAAAGTCCATGAATGCAGAACTGAAGTCCGCCGGGCTGATTGACTAG